The genomic interval TCTCGAGGATCTCCACAACCCGCCACCGCTTGGTGGCGGAGAGCGGACGGGTCTCCATGAGCAACACCCGGTCGCCCACGCCGCACGCGTTCTGCTCGTCGTGCGCCTTCAGCTTGCTGGTGCGGCGCATGACCTTGCCGTACAGCGCGTGCTTGACCCGGTCCTCGACCTCGACGACCACGGTCTTTTCCATCTTGTCGCTCACCACGAGGCCCTCCCGGACCTTGCGCTGAGCCCGCGCCTGCGCGGTGGTGGTGGTCTCGTCACTCATGATGCAGTCACCTCAGTCGGCGCGGCCGAAAGCCCAAGCTCACGCTCACGCATGATCGTGTAGATCCGGGCGATCTCCCGGCGGATGACCTGGAGCCGGCGGTTGTTGTCCAGCTGACCGGTCGCCGACTGGACGCGGAGGTTGAACAGCTCCGCCTTGGCCTCCCGGAGCCGGCTGACCAGCTCCTCCTCGGAGAGCTCACGCAGCTCGCTGGCCTTCACGCCCGCGGCCATCAGCTTTCACCCACTTCGCGCGTCACAATGCGGCACTTCATCGGGAGCTTGTGGATCGCGCGACGCATCGCCTCTCGCGCGATCTGCTCGTTGGGGAAGGACATCTCGAAGAGCACCCGCCCCGGCTTCACGTTCGCCACCCACCACTCGGGCGAGCCCTTACCGGAACCCATCCGCGTTTCGGCCGGCTTCTTGGTCAGGGCCTGGTCCGGGAAAACGGTGATCCAGACCTTGCCACCACGCTTGATGTGCCGGGTCATCGCGATACGTGCCGACTCGATCTGCCGGTTGGTCACGTACGCGGGCTCGAGCGCCTGGATTCCGAACTCGCCGAACACCACCCGGTTGCCGCCCTTCGACGCGCCGTGGCGGTCGGGGTGGTGCGGCTTGCGGAAGCCCTTCGGGGGCTTGCGCGGCATCAGCATCTGTCAGCCCTCCTGCGCTGAGCTGTCCGTTCCGGCGGAACCCGCCGGAGTCGCCGCGGCGGTGGCCGGCGCGGCGCTGTCGTTCGTCGCCTCGGCGGGCGTACCGGAGGCCTCCGCCTGCGCGGCCCGACCCGCCTCGGTGCCACCCGGCGTGGTGCCGGAGGAACCGGAACGGCCGCGACGCGGCCGGTCGGGACGGTCGCCCCGCTCGCGGCGCGGACGCGCCGGACCCGTCTCGGCCGGGGCCTCCCGACCGGGTACGGCGTCGCCCTTGTAGATCCAGACCTTCACGCCGATCCGGCCGAAGGTGG from Plantactinospora sp. BC1 carries:
- the rpsQ gene encoding 30S ribosomal protein S17 — encoded protein: MSDETTTTAQARAQRKVREGLVVSDKMEKTVVVEVEDRVKHALYGKVMRRTSKLKAHDEQNACGVGDRVLLMETRPLSATKRWRVVEILEKAK
- the rpmC gene encoding 50S ribosomal protein L29, producing MAAGVKASELRELSEEELVSRLREAKAELFNLRVQSATGQLDNNRRLQVIRREIARIYTIMRERELGLSAAPTEVTAS
- the rplP gene encoding 50S ribosomal protein L16 — its product is MLMPRKPPKGFRKPHHPDRHGASKGGNRVVFGEFGIQALEPAYVTNRQIESARIAMTRHIKRGGKVWITVFPDQALTKKPAETRMGSGKGSPEWWVANVKPGRVLFEMSFPNEQIAREAMRRAIHKLPMKCRIVTREVGES